The DNA window aatatatatatattatataaatcttactatacaaattaaatatatatttttttgatttatttaaagtacGTCTCTTCCATATGCTaaccattaaaaaaaaagcttgCAATAACAACACTTTTTTACAGACTCACAGGCTTACAAAATTATAGttcaattttttaaaacttttaagtTTTAGGGCTTGGAATACGATTTAAGCCAAAGCCCTAGCAATTTCGGTCCCTTCGAATATCGTAAAGCTCCTGACGGAGCCGTAGTGCAGGAAATCAAACACCAGAGGTCGCTTTAGTTTATCAATACTTTTTATTGGTATATCGTAAGGCTTACACGTTTCGCAAGATATGTGACCCCAGCTGACCCAGTCGAAGCACCACCCAACGCCTAGTACTTGTACCCACCGGCACCACCAGCACCggcaccaccgccgccgccaccacgAGCTCCTGGCTGCGGACCCTGCGGGTACGTGGCCTCGCCCTCGTAGCTCACGTCCGCGTGGTAGCCCGTCTTCCAGTCGGCGGTGTAGCGGACGATCTGGGTCCTTCCGTCGGGCATCTGGACGCGGTACTCGCCGGTCACCACGTCGCCATCACTGGACGCCTTGTGCGCATAGTCGTTAGCGGTCTCCGGATCCTGGACGGCGTACTCGAAGTCGTACGGCATGCCGGGCACGTGGACATGGTCCTGCATTTGGGATAATGGATAGGGCATGATTAGTAATATGAAAAGGCACTAGTACTTAgattaagaaattaaaatgtaaatgaacagtaataaaataaacacagTTGTTGTAGAGAAATAAATCAGCATAAACTTTAATCTTAATGTACCAATGTTATGATGATGTTTCTAGCAATCATAATAAAGACATGTATCTCTGCGATGCCAGGCTGATCTTTGATCTTACACTTGTTGGCTGAACGTTACAAGTGAACATTATGTTGATCATCAAATTGGAATAAAAATGGATTTATGGAAAGGCATTACAATGGCTCGTTACCCATGCACCTCTGATCTTTTGATGATAGCGGTAAATGCGGATTAAGATCGTATACTCACATCGGCTGGCTGGCCAGGAATGTTGCGGGGAGTGCcgggtggtgctggtggccGAGGTCCAGGTGCCGCTGGTCTTCCAGGTGGGCCGGGCTTCTGTGGAATTGCAGATCATTTAGCCAACGGAAAAGTCAAAAATGAATCATGAAATCAATTCAAATCGGGTGTAAATACTACTCATTACTCTGCCTTACTTAGTGATGCAATACGAGTATTTATTGTTAGCTTAGGAAAACTTGAACTGCTGAACTTCGCGTTATGGAAGTTCACCTGCATTGTGCTATTTTCGCAACGATCTGCCGTTCGGTGGGGGGATCTCCAAAAGGTTAACTTCCATTCATTTTCAACTGCCAAAGCCACAGCCCTTCACCGACCGATTCGAAATGTTGCTATCATTTTGGGCCGACATTCAGCAGCATGACGTGCCGCATTTATTGAGTTGAGCCACAGCAGTCTGGGTGATAAATGCGGCGACAAATCTCGACTGGCTCCAACTGGAGTTGGCTGCCTCTGCAACTGGCTGGGCCTGTGACTGCAACTGCTCCCAGAATGATGGCCGTAATTAGTCCGTTGACTGGGATTCAATTTGAGGCGGTTGGCCAGGCCATTCGGCCAGATAGCTACATGGCCACATGGCCACATGGCCACATgcccacatacatacatacagatAGCCTTATACCCACCCATATAATTCAGATTGGAGCTATACTCACGAAGGGGGTCTTGGGTTCCGAGTAGTCGTAGCCGTTCTTGGTGGGCGGGAGGTACGCGTTGGAGCCTGGGGCGATCTGGGCGTAGGCGTAGGCACTGATGGCAGCGAGGGATAAGCTCTGCAAGACAATCGAATGGAATTCAGTTTAGTAAGCTTAACTACGCATGGAATAAACCTGGATTGACATTTAATAAGTTGCCACAAACAAATTCtataataattcaatatagTTTGAACCATGCacaatgtttgtttttatctcttggttttcagttttagtGCTGTTACTTATAGCTTTGTATATATGCAATTTCTATGTACTATTAAATATCGCACTGAGTTTTTGCGGTGTAAGAGCCGGCCATTTGGTGCGACATTATATCAGTGACTTAAAGGTCAAATTAAGAGGGcgaactgaaattgaaaagtgAACGGTTGCAAATGGATGTAGAAGCCCCGATAAGATCGCGACTGACATTCAGCCACGTCGGAGTGGAGCAGGTGCATCAGCATCTGCATCCCAAGCAGaggcagaagcagaagaagaagccgAAGCCGGAGCCAAAGAGGCGGCAATTTATTTAGAACGTGCCCGAAAGGCGTTTAGCTCATCGCCCGCAAAAGGGCAGCGAATGGCGGAGGTTAGTGGCGATCTGCTGCCGATTTCGCGATTCCGCGATTCCGCTCTTTAAACACGGCTAATTGACACATGCACATGGTGGTGGCCAACGACGATGTTGGACGTTGGATGATGGTGACGGCAGCTCGTCGACACATCCACATGTCAGATTGCAGCCATCCATCAGATGGCCGACAGCCGCCGGTCAACCAGTTGCCATAACCACTTGGCCCGGCCAATCCGCGGGGCTACTGCCTGTCATCTAATGTCtcgtttgtgtgttttttgctgctaacttttcaatttacatatgtacatacatacgtgcaAGCTGCAACGGATTGCGGAAGTGCTGCATTGCCACTAAATTATCCACTGCCAGCGGAACATAACATATAGTGAATATTCTATGCGGCCAAGCTTGGGGCATTGATCATTATTATCAGTATTATTAGCGATACAGGTGGGAACGGGAACTGCTTTACATTGTTTGCTGATTAGTTGTGTGTGCATATTGCtaaattgcgcatacgacgTGTTGGCCGAACGTGTAACTCCAGCCACATGGGAGCATATTTGGTCAAGGAAAGCCGGATTCCGCTTTGCACGAGGCTTTCCCATGGATAAACTCAATCGATTCAATAATCGCAATGGGGAATCAAATTTCAGcaagttataaaaataaacttaattaattttccatgTAGCGATTTTGGTATTCatgtgtttatatttatattaatacacATTACTCACAGCGTTTCCAGTTCACCTTCTGAGGTAATTTGTAATCGATTAACTTTCTACACATGATAAATTTTATATGAAAATCTTATGGGTTGCATCTCatcaattatatatttatgtattatgtacaaaaatgaaatgcattaaaatttcaagGCACATCCTTATCCTCAAATATGTATTAGTTACAACGAATTTTTCTATACTCATACTTAATCCgtgtaatataaataaaattttcccATATATTTAATGAGGTATGTCGGGCAATTTTCACCGGCATTTTACACATTTAGCTCACCCATCAAATgggtttaaatttaaattaattagctCCACTAAAGTTTCCGCAATTACCGCGCTGGGTGGTCCTAACCTTCAGGTTCTTCAAGTACAAAACTCGAAGCGGCAACAGACACAAAAGCCTGGCCAATAAGCACGTCAATGGCAATTGTCCATGTAAAACAAATGTAATTACCTCTAGCCGGCCCAgcaaatacaagaaaaaaacCACTGTCGACTTCAATAAAATAACGGCAAATAATTTGCgtgttaattaaataaaagaggCAAAAGAGCCGCAAAATAAATTGCGGCAACTTGTCGACAGCCGAAATTTAATGGTAAGCGGGTTAGAGGGATAGAGAAGATGGAGTGGCCAAAAATTGCAGATAGCCAAGTTGCAACAAATGGTACAGCCAAAGTTGGCAGAAGGGGAGGCACCGAGGCAACAGTCTGGCTGAAAGATTGAGACAATCAGGCAACGAATCTCTGGGTATTTAAGATCGCAACGGTGGGCTTAGTAGATAAAACAACAGGcaaaattttgtaataattaaaataaatgaattggAAAATCTTTTTAGCTAAAAAGGCGGGTTTTGGGCCAaataagaaattattattattgttccTGCTTCAACACGTTCTTATTTTACAGATTATTATATACttcctttttaatttattttgctttaaaTTCAATCGAAATCTCCACTAACAAATGTCGATTACTCGGTCTCATTTGGGCTTGGCAACTGTGACTATTGCATTCAACCTTTATGTGGTCCAAGTTCTGTTCTCATTGCTGAAGAATGCTCATTAGCCACGAAGGTTTTCCTGCGTCGCCATGGTTTGTGGCTTTCGCATTTGCCATGGTTGGTGGCCAGCGGCGCCTTGACTCCGTGGAGAGGCAGGCATTGATCTTGCTCCGCTGGTGGTGCTACCAGAAACGGCGCTCTGTGATTAAGACTTTGGTTGGCCAAGTGCCcgcacttttattttattgctca is part of the Drosophila yakuba strain Tai18E2 chromosome 2R, Prin_Dyak_Tai18E2_2.1, whole genome shotgun sequence genome and encodes:
- the LOC6529911 gene encoding cuticle protein 19; the encoded protein is MMSFKSFVLLSLSLAAISAYAYAQIAPGSNAYLPPTKNGYDYSEPKTPFKPGPPGRPAAPGPRPPAPPGTPRNIPGQPADDHVHVPGMPYDFEYAVQDPETANDYAHKASSDGDVVTGEYRVQMPDGRTQIVRYTADWKTGYHADVSYEGEATYPQGPQPGARGGGGGGAGAGGAGGYKY